A stretch of DNA from Candidatus Diapherotrites archaeon:
CTTCCCTACCGAAGAAGAACAACTAGCCTTTCTGATACAGTCTCGCTGGCCGGAAGGCTTCGTCTGCCCTCGTTGTGTTCACAAAGAGTACTGGTGGAAAGCAACAAGGAAACTGCTTCAGTGCAGAAAATGCCGCTATGAAGTGTCTGTGACCGCTGGTACAGTAATGCACCGTTCCAAGCAACCTATTCCTGTATGGCTTCAAGCAGCATACTTGGTCACGACGCATACCCCTGGTATATCGGCGGTTCAGTTTCAAAGGCAGGTTGGGTTGCCCAGCTACCAGACAGCCTTTACCATGCTTCACAAGCTACGGTCAGCTATGGTACGACAGGAACGCACAAAGTTGAGCGGCCTTGTCGAAGTTGACGAAACATACATCGGGGCTGAGATACATGGTCCGCCAGGGCGTGGAGCCAAAGGTAAAGTGCTCGTAGTCGGGGCTGTAGACCTGAAGGGCAAGTATGCCAACCGTGTACGCTTGAAGGTTATCCCGAACGCAAGTAAGGCTGGTCTTAGCAAATTCAT
This window harbors:
- a CDS encoding IS1595 family transposase; translation: MSRPDFPKTVFEFQTRFPTEEEQLAFLIQSRWPEGFVCPRCVHKEYWWKATRKLLQCRKCRYEVSVTAGTVMHRSKQPIPVWLQAAYLVTTHTPGISAVQFQRQVGLPSYQTAFTMLHKLRSAMVRQERTKLSGLVEVDETYIGAEIHGPPGRGAKGKVLVVGAVDLKGKYANRVRLKVIPNASKAGLSKFIQDNVELDSTIKSDEWVGYYGLEKLGYKHVISKRLPHIHRVIGNLKTWLRGTHHGVSPQHLQAYLNEYTFRFNRRKTPMAAFQTVLGLAKERKGPTY